A genomic window from Acidobacteriota bacterium includes:
- a CDS encoding GNAT family N-acetyltransferase — protein sequence MSARQPAVTADWRSALPTLCGARVTLRELRRSDAASLVAMLATEEVARFITPPPTTVEGFERFIEWTHVQRSQGAYACFAVVPEGMETAIGIFQVRQLEPSFATAEWGFAIGSPFWGTGVFADGAALVVNFAFE from the coding sequence GTGAGCGCGCGCCAGCCGGCCGTCACGGCCGACTGGCGGAGCGCGTTGCCGACGCTCTGCGGCGCGCGGGTCACGCTGCGCGAGCTGCGGCGGTCGGATGCCGCGTCGCTGGTTGCGATGCTGGCCACCGAGGAGGTCGCGCGCTTCATCACGCCGCCGCCGACCACGGTGGAGGGCTTCGAGCGGTTCATCGAGTGGACGCACGTGCAGCGCTCGCAGGGAGCCTACGCGTGCTTCGCGGTCGTGCCGGAAGGCATGGAGACCGCCATCGGGATCTTCCAGGTACGGCAGCTGGAACCGTCATTCGCGACCGCAGAGTGGGGCTTCGCGATCGGCTCGCCGTTCTGGGGGACGGGCGTGTTCGCGGACGGCGCGGCGCTGGTCGTGAACTTCGCCTTCGAG